One window from the genome of Rhodopseudomonas sp. P2A-2r encodes:
- the tsaA gene encoding tRNA (N6-threonylcarbamoyladenosine(37)-N6)-methyltransferase TrmO — protein MVRESEVRVGEAAVDAPKPNHAGLVYIGRIRTPWTSRLETPRQGRHDGPVCRLEIFEPWVPALQGLNLYKHLEVIYWLHLSRRDLVLQSPKNDGSARGTFSLRSPVRPNPLGTSMVKLVGIEGSTVLVRGLDCLDETPLLDLKPDRCEFTPLAPPQPGDVQTE, from the coding sequence ATGGTTCGCGAGAGTGAAGTCAGGGTTGGCGAAGCCGCGGTCGATGCGCCGAAGCCGAACCACGCCGGGCTGGTCTATATCGGACGCATCCGCACGCCCTGGACATCGCGGCTGGAAACGCCGCGTCAGGGCCGCCATGACGGGCCGGTGTGCCGGCTGGAGATCTTCGAGCCCTGGGTGCCGGCGCTGCAGGGGCTGAACCTCTACAAGCATCTCGAAGTGATCTACTGGCTGCATTTGTCGCGCCGCGACCTGGTGTTGCAGAGCCCCAAGAACGACGGTAGTGCCCGCGGCACATTCTCCTTGCGCTCGCCGGTGCGGCCCAATCCGTTGGGAACGTCGATGGTGAAACTGGTCGGCATCGAGGGATCGACGGTGCTGGTGCGCGGCCTGGATTGTCTCGACGAGACGCCCTTGCTCGATCTCAAACCCGATCGTTGCGAATTCACGCCGCTGGCGCCGCCGCAGCCCGGCGATGTCCAGACGGAGTGA
- a CDS encoding HIT family protein, which translates to MTAYDPNNIFAKILRGEFPCYKVYENDHVLAFLDIMPRSPGHTLVIPKAPARNIFDISADDYAHVVRGAHRIAAAAKKAFKADGMTIAQYSEAAGGQVVFHLHMHVMPRHDNVGLLPPASRKEDPKVLEDNATALIAALESL; encoded by the coding sequence ATGACCGCCTACGATCCCAACAACATCTTCGCAAAAATCCTGCGCGGCGAGTTTCCCTGCTACAAGGTCTATGAGAACGACCATGTGCTGGCCTTCCTCGACATCATGCCGCGCTCGCCCGGCCACACGCTGGTGATCCCCAAGGCGCCTGCGCGCAATATTTTCGATATTTCGGCTGACGACTATGCCCACGTGGTCCGCGGCGCCCACAGGATCGCCGCCGCCGCGAAAAAGGCGTTCAAGGCCGACGGCATGACCATCGCCCAATATTCCGAGGCCGCCGGCGGCCAGGTGGTTTTCCACCTGCACATGCATGTGATGCCGCGCCACGACAATGTCGGCCTGCTGCCGCCCGCCTCGCGCAAGGAAGATCCAAAAGTGCTGGAAGACAACGCCACGGCCTTGATCGCGGCGCTGGAGAGCTTGTAA